A genomic window from Clostridium aceticum includes:
- a CDS encoding iron-containing alcohol dehydrogenase: protein MSIYYVPPVNLIGRGCLVEMKEPVKALGAKKAFVVSDKFLVSNGTVKKVTDLLDEINLPYVVYDDVKPNPTVTNVNDGLAALKAEGCDFVITVGGGSPQDCGKAIAILATNGGDTRDYEGVNKTTKKSLPIVAVTTTAGTSAEVTINYVITDEERQVKMIMVDTNSLAAITVNDPELMLAKPAALTAATGMDALTHAVEAVVAKGAYDVTDSTALYAIKQVFEFLPRAVKDGNDIEAREQMGYACFLNGIAFSNAGLGNVHAMAHQLGGIYDLPHGVCNAMLLPIVQEENAKGAPEKFRAIAEVIGMNVSGKTDKECVDFVINKMKALSEEVGIPKSLKEVGVDNPDFEKLAENAMKDACAGGNPVFFDKDKLIELFKKIA, encoded by the coding sequence ATGAGTATTTATTATGTTCCACCAGTTAACTTAATTGGAAGAGGTTGTCTTGTAGAGATGAAGGAGCCTGTTAAAGCCTTAGGGGCAAAAAAGGCTTTTGTTGTAAGTGATAAATTTCTTGTATCAAACGGTACAGTAAAAAAGGTAACAGACTTATTAGATGAAATCAATCTACCTTATGTAGTTTATGATGATGTTAAACCAAACCCTACTGTTACCAATGTTAATGATGGTTTAGCTGCACTAAAGGCAGAAGGTTGTGACTTCGTTATAACAGTAGGCGGAGGTTCACCACAAGACTGTGGAAAAGCAATCGCCATTCTTGCTACAAATGGTGGAGATACAAGGGATTATGAAGGTGTAAACAAAACTACAAAGAAGAGTCTTCCTATTGTAGCTGTTACAACAACAGCAGGAACCTCAGCAGAAGTTACAATCAACTATGTAATTACAGACGAAGAGCGTCAAGTAAAAATGATTATGGTAGATACAAATTCACTGGCTGCCATCACAGTAAATGACCCAGAACTGATGTTAGCTAAGCCAGCAGCTTTAACCGCTGCAACTGGAATGGATGCCTTAACCCATGCAGTTGAAGCAGTAGTAGCTAAGGGTGCATATGATGTGACAGATTCAACAGCTTTGTATGCAATCAAACAAGTTTTCGAGTTCCTTCCAAGAGCAGTGAAGGATGGCAATGATATTGAAGCTAGAGAACAAATGGGTTATGCATGTTTCTTAAATGGTATTGCCTTCAGTAATGCAGGTTTAGGAAATGTACATGCTATGGCTCATCAATTAGGTGGTATTTATGATCTACCTCACGGTGTATGTAATGCAATGCTTCTCCCTATTGTTCAAGAAGAAAATGCAAAGGGTGCTCCTGAGAAGTTCCGTGCCATCGCAGAAGTAATTGGTATGAATGTTTCTGGTAAAACAGATAAAGAATGTGTTGATTTTGTAATCAACAAAATGAAGGCTCTTTCAGAAGAAGTAGGTATACCAAAATCTTTAAAAGAAGTAGGTGTTGATAATCCTGACTTCGAAAAACTTGCTGAAAATGCTATGAAGGATGCTTGTGCAGGCGGAAATCCAGTATTTTTTGACAAAGATAAATTAATAGAGTTATTTAAGAAAATAGCTTAG